Proteins co-encoded in one Halorussus salinus genomic window:
- a CDS encoding DUF7344 domain-containing protein, protein MMDTDAPDVTDGHAGGNRGISPALDATLDLLSDKRRRYVLYSLREQSGSMSVEELAEQVASWEEGEVDTQLVLADLYHSQLPRLDEAGAVAFDADEGYVTLTENNGMPLATYLDLAAAEENVA, encoded by the coding sequence ATGATGGATACGGATGCTCCGGACGTGACCGACGGCCACGCTGGGGGGAACCGTGGCATCTCTCCCGCACTCGACGCCACGCTCGATCTCCTCTCTGACAAGCGGCGTCGGTACGTCCTCTACTCCCTTCGAGAACAGAGCGGCTCGATGTCGGTCGAGGAGTTGGCCGAACAGGTCGCATCGTGGGAGGAGGGCGAGGTGGACACCCAGCTCGTTCTCGCCGACCTCTACCACAGCCAGCTCCCGCGCTTGGACGAAGCGGGAGCGGTCGCCTTCGACGCCGACGAGGGGTACGTGACGCTCACCGAGAACAACGGGATGCCGCTCGCGACGTACCTCGACCTCGCCGCCGCCGAGGAGAACGTCGCTTGA
- a CDS encoding DNA-3-methyladenine glycosylase family protein: MTDEAIAALRGDDHLGPLVAEYGPMTIEPAENFYERFVVSILRQQVSMASAAATRERLFDRVEPTPEEMLAADPELLREAGLSRQKTEYVRNVAEAFLEEGYSREYFAGVPDDEVLAELTSIKGVGTWTANMQLMFSLGRPDVFPVGDLGIRKGVERLFDAEMTRAEMVETAERWAPYRSYASLYLWRVDEDITESVGEVTEN, from the coding sequence ATGACCGACGAAGCAATCGCCGCGCTCCGGGGCGACGACCACCTCGGACCGCTGGTCGCCGAGTACGGACCGATGACCATCGAACCGGCCGAGAACTTCTACGAGCGGTTCGTCGTCTCCATCCTCCGCCAGCAGGTGTCGATGGCCTCCGCCGCGGCCACGCGCGAGCGACTGTTCGACCGGGTGGAACCGACTCCCGAGGAGATGCTGGCGGCCGACCCCGAACTCCTTCGGGAGGCCGGACTCTCGCGCCAGAAGACCGAGTACGTCCGGAACGTCGCCGAGGCGTTCCTCGAAGAGGGGTACTCGCGGGAGTACTTCGCTGGCGTCCCCGACGACGAGGTGCTGGCGGAACTCACGTCCATCAAGGGCGTCGGGACGTGGACCGCCAACATGCAGTTGATGTTCTCGCTCGGGCGACCCGACGTGTTCCCGGTCGGCGACCTCGGCATCCGGAAGGGAGTCGAGCGCCTGTTCGACGCCGAGATGACCCGCGCCGAGATGGTCGAGACCGCCGAGCGGTGGGCACCGTACCGGAGCTACGCGAGCCTCTACCTCTGGCGAGTCGACGAGGACATCACCGAGAGCGTCGGCGAGGTGACCGAGAACTGA